CGCTGCTGTTGTCGCTTGATATGCAAACCTGGCTGGCGGTGGCGGGGACGCTGCTGCTCGGCACGCCGACGCTGAGCCTGATCGGCGCTATCGGCGTGGGGCTGACCGTCGGCCTGCGCAAAGGGGGCGTGCTGCTCAGCCTGCTGGTGCTGCCGCTGTATATCCCGGTGCTGATCTTCGCCACCGGCGCGATCGACGCCGCCGCGATGGGTATGCCGATTGATGGTTACCTGGCGATACTCGGCGCGATGCTGGCGGGCAGCGTGACATTGGCGCCGTTTGCCGCCGCAGCGGCGCTGCGAGTGAGCGTGCACTAGCTAACAAATTGAATGAACAGACGGGGCAAGGCCGGCAAGAGCGTACCCCGCAGAACATTTTCGCCGTTTCGAACGCTCGAGGCGGCCGACGCATAAAAATTACCGTGAGCACTGACGACAATGTGGAAATGGTTACATCAACTGGCGCGGCCTGAACGGCTGTATCACGTCTGCGGCCGCTTTATCCCCTGGCTGGGGCTGGCGGCGGCGGCCTGCCTGCTGCTTGGCTGGGCATGGGGCTTTGGCTTCGCGCCGAAGGATTATCAGCAGGGCGACAGCTTCCGCATCATTTATATTCACGTGCCGGCGGCCATGTGGTCGATGGGCATCTACGCCTCGATGGCGGTGGCGGCGTTTATCGGCCTGGTGTGGCAGATGAAAATGTCCGATACCGTGGTGGCGGCGATGGCGCCGATCGGCGCGGTGTTCACCTTTATCGCGCTGGTGACCGGCTCCGCCTGGGGCAAGCCGATGTGGGGCACCTGGTGGGTATGGGACGCGCGGCTGACCTCCGAGCTGGTGCTGCTGTTCCTCTATATGGGCGTCATCGCGCTGTATAACGCCTTCGAAGACCGCCGCCTGGCGGGCCGCGCCGCCGGCATTCTGGTGCTGGTGGGCGTAGTGAATATCCCGATCATCCATTTCTCCGTCGAATGGTGGAATACGTTGCATCAGGGTTCGACCAATATGCAGCAATCCATCGCGCCAAGCATGCGCACCCCGCTGCGCTGGGCGATCCTCGGCTATCTGCTGTTGTTCGTCACGCTGACGCTGATGCGCCTGCGCAATCTGATCCTGTTCCAGGAGCGCCAGCGCCCGTGGGTCGCCGGGCTGGTGAATAAGGAGCGTCAGTCATGAATGCCGCATTCGATTCCTGGTCGGCGTTTTTCGCCATGGGCGGTTATGCCTTTTATGTCTGGCTGGCGGTCGCCGCCACGCTGATTTCGCTGTTGGGGCTGGTGGCGCACACCGTCTGGCAGCGGCGGCAGTTGCTCGCCGAGATCGGCCGCCGTCAGGCGCGCGAACGGCGCATTCGCCATGCGCAACAGTCAAAACAAAAATCCGCCGCACCGCGGGAGAAATCATTGTGAATCCACGTCGTAAAAGCCGCCTTTATCTGGCGATCGTTGTGCTGATCGGCATCGCGCTGACCGCAACCCTGATGCTGTACGCGCTGCGCTCCAACATCGATCTGTTCTATACCCCGGGGGAAATCCTGCAGGGCAAGGGCGAAAACCACGAGAAGCCCGAGGTCGGCCAACGGCTGCGCATCGGCGGCATGGTGATGCCCGGCTCGGTGAAACGCGATCCCAATACGCTGCAGGTCAGCTTCAAGATTTACGACGCGCGTGGCGCGATCGGCGTAACCTACACCGGCATTCTGCCGGATCTGTTCCGTGAAGGGCAGGGCGTGGTGGCGCAAGGGGTGCTGGGCGAGGGCTACGTGGTCAACGCGCGCGAAGTGCTGGCCAAACACGACGAGAAATACACGCCGCCGGAAGTGGCCGACGCGATGAAAGAGAATCACAAAGGGCCGGCGGAAGCGTATAACGCGCCGCAGGCGGAGGGCGCCAAGTCATGATGCCGGAACTG
Above is a window of Serratia nematodiphila DZ0503SBS1 DNA encoding:
- a CDS encoding heme ABC transporter permease, which translates into the protein MWKWLHQLARPERLYHVCGRFIPWLGLAAAACLLLGWAWGFGFAPKDYQQGDSFRIIYIHVPAAMWSMGIYASMAVAAFIGLVWQMKMSDTVVAAMAPIGAVFTFIALVTGSAWGKPMWGTWWVWDARLTSELVLLFLYMGVIALYNAFEDRRLAGRAAGILVLVGVVNIPIIHFSVEWWNTLHQGSTNMQQSIAPSMRTPLRWAILGYLLLFVTLTLMRLRNLILFQERQRPWVAGLVNKERQS
- the ccmD gene encoding heme exporter protein CcmD; its protein translation is MNAAFDSWSAFFAMGGYAFYVWLAVAATLISLLGLVAHTVWQRRQLLAEIGRRQARERRIRHAQQSKQKSAAPREKSL
- the ccmE gene encoding cytochrome c maturation protein CcmE, whose protein sequence is MNPRRKSRLYLAIVVLIGIALTATLMLYALRSNIDLFYTPGEILQGKGENHEKPEVGQRLRIGGMVMPGSVKRDPNTLQVSFKIYDARGAIGVTYTGILPDLFREGQGVVAQGVLGEGYVVNAREVLAKHDEKYTPPEVADAMKENHKGPAEAYNAPQAEGAKS